The nucleotide window GCGGCTGAAGTCCAGCGGCTTGCCGATCCGGATGCCCGGGCTCATCAGCTTGGGGACGACCTTCCCGGGCGGCTGGATCTTCTCGGTGTCGATCATGGCGACCGGGATCACCGGGGCGCCGGAGGCGAGGGCGACCCGGGCCAGGCCGCCGGGCTTGCCGCGGTAGAGGCGGCCGTCCGGGGAGCGGGTGCCCTCCGGGTAGATGCCGAACAGCTCGCCGCGGGCGAGGACTTCGAGGCCGCTCTTGATCGCCGCCTCGCCGGCCCCGCGGGCCCCGGAGCGGTCCACCGGCAGCTGGCCGACGCCCTTGAAGAACGCGGCGGTGAGCTTGCCCTTGACGCCGGGTGAGGTGAAGTACTCGGCCTTGGCGATGAAGGTCACCTTGCGGTCGAGCACGGCGGGCAGGAAGAACGAGTCGGAGAACGACAGGTGGTTGCTGGCCAGGATGGCCGGACCCTCCGCCGGGATGTTCTCCAGCCCCTCGACCCAGGGCTTGAAGGCGAGTTTGAGCGACCCGCCGAGCGTCAGCTTCATCACGCCGTAGAACAACCCAAGACCTCCCGCAGTCACTGGCTAGACCTTATCCCGCCGGGGGCGCGGCATCTTCCCCGGCGAGCACCGCCGGACCTACCGGGTGTCCGATCGGCCGCGTACTGTGAAGTACCTGTCCGCCGATCACCGCGGAGCCCCACCTCACCGAACAGGAGACCCACGGTGCCGCTGCTTCCTGGTGCCGAGCCGTACCGCCACGACGGCGGCGAGGTCGGAGTGCTGTTGTGCCACGGATTCACCGGCTCCCCTCAGTCGATGCGCCCCTGGGGCGAGTATCTCGCCGACCGCGGGCTCTCCGTCTCCGTACCGCTGCTTCC belongs to Streptantibioticus cattleyicolor NRRL 8057 = DSM 46488 and includes:
- a CDS encoding lysophospholipid acyltransferase family protein, whose protein sequence is MKLTLGGSLKLAFKPWVEGLENIPAEGPAILASNHLSFSDSFFLPAVLDRKVTFIAKAEYFTSPGVKGKLTAAFFKGVGQLPVDRSGARGAGEAAIKSGLEVLARGELFGIYPEGTRSPDGRLYRGKPGGLARVALASGAPVIPVAMIDTEKIQPPGKVVPKLMSPGIRIGKPLDFSRYHGMENDRFILRSVTDEVMYEIMKLSGQEYVDIYATAAKRQIAEAKKQAEAEAREARKDQAEQ